A genomic region of Thunnus albacares chromosome 4, fThuAlb1.1, whole genome shotgun sequence contains the following coding sequences:
- the mdfic2 gene encoding myoD family inhibitor domain-containing protein 2: MTAETEPGETGGDTDVQPRECDSSTPPLFSLKMYLRRSSSTASSTTDSLSSSQQSNMGVDCAGIILSCLFCRFYDMILMLPDSCGRVANHCCPNYKQVVTTVDSTPSSDDDSCIDLDCGLFRSCNDASDCLELAMEVSELCYH, from the exons ATGACTGCTGAAACTGAGCCTGGGGAGACCGGTGGAGACACAGACGTTCAGCCCAGAGAGTGTGACAGCTCCACTCCCCCTCTATTCTCTTTGAAAATGTACCTGAGGAGATCTTCCTCCACAGCATCCTCCACCACAgactctctgtcttcttctcagCAGAGCAACATGGGAG TTGACTGTGCAGGGATCATCCTGAGCTGTCTCTTCTGTCGGTTCTACGATATGATCCTAATGCTGCCTGATTCCTGTGGGAGAGTTGCCAATCACTGCTGTCCCAACTACAAACAGGTTGTCACCACAGTGGACTCTACGCCCAGCAGTGACGATGACTCTTGCATAGATTTGGACTGTGGTCTGTTCCGTTCCTGTAACGATGCAAGTGACTGCCTGGAGCTGGCTATGGAGGTTTCTGAATTATGCTATCACTAG